The sequence AATGTTTTTTTGTTAATAATATTCGATATCTTCTCCTTATCTACTAATTTTTGTAAAGTATCCAAATTCATAACAGAATATTTCTTTCTATGACTATTTTTAAATCCAAATTTAGGAATCCTCCTTTGTATAGGCATTTGACCCCCTTCAAATCCGAATTTTTTAGAATATCCAGAACGAGATTTAGCTCCTTTATGTCCTCTCCCACAAGTACCCCCTTTTCCAGAACCTTGTCCTCTACCCAATCTTAATTTTTTCTTTTTAGATCCTTTCTTTGGTTTCAAAAAATTTAACTTCATAAAAAAGTTATATTTTATCCATTATATACTTTTTCAATAGAAATTCCTCTTAGTCTAGAAATCATTCGTACATCCCTCATATCTCTAAGTGCTTTAATCGTCGCTTTAATCACATTATGGGGATTTGATGATCCCTTGGATTTTGATAATACATTTTTCAATCCAACAGCTTCTAAAACAGCCCTTAAAGCCCCTCCAGCAATAATTCCAGTCCCTTCAGAAGCAGGTTTAATAAGTACACGAGCCCCTCCATACTTAGCTTCTTGTTCGTGAGGAATAGTCCCTCTATATATGCATACCTTACATAAGTTTTTCTTTGCCTGTTCTCCAGCTTTATGAATAGCATCAGAAGCCTCTTTAGATTTTCCAAATCCATATCCTACCATTCCTTTCTCATTTCCTCTAATAACAATAGCACTAAAACTAAAATATCTTCTTCCTTTAGTTACTTTGCATACTCTGGTTACTCCTACTAATTTCTCTTTTAATTCCAATCCTGAATATTTTTAAAAATCCAAACCCATTTCTCTTATTCCCTCTACTAAGGACTTCACTCTACCATGATACAAATATCTCCCCTTATCAAAAACTACTTTTTGTATGTTCAACGTCTTTGCTCTTTGACCTAATAATTTTCCTACTTCATTGGATAATTCTTTTTTTGTTTTTGTACAATTCTTAAATATTTTCTCTCTTGAAGAAGAAGAAACTAAAGTTCTACCAGATAAATCGTCAATTATTTGTACATAAATAGCTTTATTACTCCTAAAAACAGAGATCCTTGGTCTTTTCGGTGTCCCAAATATTTTTTTTAATATTCTTCTTTTTTCCATTTTCCCCTATAGTTTTTAGGCCGATTTACCTTCTTTTCTACGCACTTTTTCTTTTACATATCTTATTCCTTTTCCTTTATAAGGTTCTGGTTTCCTAAACGAACGAATTTTTGCTGCTATCATACCTAAAAGTTGTTTATCATAAGATCTTAAAATAAGAATAGGATTTTTTCCTTTTTCCACTTTTGTTTCTATACAAATCTCTTTAGGAATTTCCATCATAATTTTATGAGAAAAACCTAAATTAAACTCCAATATATCTTCTTTATAATGAGAAACTCTATATCCAATACCTACCAATTCCAATTCTTTTTGAAATCCCTTTGAAACTCCTTTAACCATGTTATCAATTAAAACACGATACAACCCATGCAAAGATTTAGTTCTTTTATCTTCTCTAACTTTTCTTAAATAAAGTTTACTATCTTGGATAATTACTTTTATTTCATCAGAAATATCCTGACTTAAAATTCCCAATCTTCCCTTTATAATAACCTTATTGTCAATAAGGTTTACTTTAACCCCTTCAGGAATAAATATAGGATTTTTTCCAATTCTAGACATAATATTTAATAAACATAACACAATATTTCACCTCCTAATTTTTTCTTTCTTGCTTGTTTATCCGTTATAACACCATAAGAAGTAGAAATAATAGCAATTCCCAATCCATTCAATACACGAGGAAGATTTTTATATTTAGAGTATTTTCTTAATCCTGGCTTACTTATTCTGATTATTTGTTTAATTACAGATATATTTTTACAATATTTTAAAGCAATTTTAATTTTTTTTTTGTTTTCTAATTTATAATCCAAAATATAACCATTTTCTAATAAAACTTTAGAAATTTCTTTTTTTATCTTAGAAAATGGAACTTCTAAAAGTTTATGTTTGACGTAACATGCATTTCTTATTCTAGTTAAAAAATCAGCAATAGGATCAGTATTCATAATAGTTTTACTTTTTACCAACTAGCTTTTTTTACTCCAGGGATAAGTCCTTGAGCAACCATATTTCTAAAAACTATTCTAGATATACCAAATAAACGCATGTATCCTCTACATCTTCCAGTAATGGAACATCTATTTCGTAAACGAACTGGAGAAGCATCTCTAGGTAATTTTTGCAACAATTTATAATTTTTAGATTCTTTCAAAATTTTTCTTTTTCTTGCATATTTCAATACAATTTTTTCTCTTTTTTTTTGTCTTGCCTTTACAGATTCTTTAGCCATTTATTTATCATTTTTTTCAAAAGGTAATCCAAAATAAGATAAAAGAAATAGAGCTTCTATATTTTTTTTTGTAGAAGTCACAAATGTAATATTCATTCCCATATTTTTTTTTATTTGATCGATATCAATTTCTGGATAAATAACTTGTTCAGAAATACCCATATTGTAATTTCCCCATCCATCAAAATTAGTTCTTTTTACTCCATTAAAATCTCTTACTCTAGGTAATGCAATAGTAATAAGTCTTTCCAGAAATTCATACATTCTTGTTCTTCGTAAAGTTACTTTTACTCCTATAGGCATCCCTTTTCTTAATTTAAATCCAGATACATCATGTTTGGAATAACAAAAAATGGCTTTTTGTCCTGCAATAGAAGTGATTTCATTCATAGAATAATCTATAATTTTTTTATCATCCAAAACGGAAGAACCAACTCCTTGATGAACTACTATTTTTTTAAGTCTTGGAACTTCCATAACAGAAGTATATTTAAATTTTTTCATTAAACTCGGAACAATTTTCTCTTCATACAATCTACTTAATCTGGATCTCATTATTTTCTTTTTTTAAATTAGATATATGTATAGGAGCTTCTTTTTCCAGAATATCTCCTTTAGATCTATTTGTATTAGGTTTAACATGTTTTTTAACCATATTTATTCCACGTACAATAGCCTTCTCCTTTTTAGGAAAAACTTTGATAACAATTCCTTTATTTCCTTTATAATTTCCTGATAAAATAGAAACTACATCCCCTTTCTTTATCATAAAAAAAGTTTTTTATAAAACTTCTTGAGCTAAAGAAATAATTTTCATATATTCTTTATCCCTTAATTCTCTTGCTACTGGACCAAAAACTCTAGTCCCTATCATTTCTCCAGATGGATTAATAAGAACACAAGCATTATCATCAAAACTTATATATGAACCATCTTTTCTCCTTGTTTTTTTCTTTGTTCTTATTACTATAGCCTTGGTAATCTGACCCTTTTTAATCATACTTCCACCAGAAATAGCCGTTTTTATTGTAACAACTATAGTATCTCCTAATACAGCATATTTTTTTCCAGAACCACCTAAAACACGAATAATTAAAGCTTCTTTCGCTCCAGTATTATCTGAAACTTTACACCTGGATTCTTGTTGTAACATATTTACTATTTTTTTATAATCGACACCAATCTCCAACATTTATTTTTGCTAATAGGACGAGTCTCCATAATACTAACTATATCACCATTTTTAGATGTATTTCTTTCATCATGAACCATATATTTCTTTTTTTTCAATATACTTTTTCCATAATATTTATGTTTCATTTTTTTTATTTCAGAAACAATAATTGTTTTATTCATTTTATCACTGGTTACTATTCCTACTCTTTCTTTTCTTCTAGGAGCTCTTACACTACTACTACCAAAGTCCTTTTTTTTCTCTTCTTTTATCATTTATTACTTTTTAATTTATTTAATTCAGTTTTCAATTTAGCAATATATTTTCTTAAAAATCTGATCTCTACAGGATTTTTTTTTAAACCAAAAGCATGATCGAATTTCATTCTTCGATAATTTTCTTTTTGTATATTTATATGTGGTTCAATATCCTCTACAGAAAATATCTTTATTTTTGAATATTTTTTCATAATTTTTTTAAAAAATAAATTTTATTTTTATGGGAAGTTTTTGAGAAGCTAATCTTAACGCTTCTTTTGCTACTTTCATATCCACTCCATCTATTTCAAATAATATTCTTCCAGGTTTCACTACGGATACCCAAAATTCTACAGGCCCCTTTCCTTTTCCCATACGAACTTCCTGTGGTTTTTTTGTTGCTGGTTTATCCGGAAAAATATTTATCCACAATTTTCCCTCCCTTTTCATATATCTAGTCGCAGCAATACGAGCTGCTTCTAATTGTTTGGATGAAATCCAAGAAGCTTCCAACGCTTTTATCCCATATAAACCTCTTGAAAGAAAAGTTCCTTTTGCAGAATTCCCACGTATTCGTCCTTTTTGTTTTTTTTTATATTTTGTTTTTTTTGGTTGTAACATACAATTCAAGATTTCTTTTTTCTAAAAGAAGAATATTTTTTAAAACGTAATTTTCTTTGTTGGATGCTAAACAATGGATATAATTCTCTCTTTCCATATATTTCTCCTTTCATGATCCAAACTTTAATTCCTATACTCCCATATACAGTATGAGCTACATCCATATAATAATCAACATCTGCACGAAAAGTACCGAGAGAAATACGTCCTTCTTTATAAGATTCCCTTCTGGCCATTTCAGCTCCATTCAAACGTCCAGAAATTTGTATTTTTATTCCCTTAGCATTCATTCTAATAGCTGATAGTATAGCTAATCTTATTGCTTTTTTATAAGAAATTCTATTTTCCAATTGTCTAACCAAACCTTTAGCTACCAAAGGAGCATCTAATTCAGGACGTTTTACTTCCGATATATTAATTTGAACTTCTTTTTTAGTGAGTCTTTTTAATTCTTTTCTAACTGTATCCACTTCATCTCCTCCCTTTCCTATAACAAGAGCTGGACGTGAAGTTCTAATAGTTATAGTTATAAACTTTAAAGTTCTTTCTATAATAACACGAGATATTATTCCCTTAGGAAAACGTGCTTCTATATATTTTCTAACTTTAGAATCTTCCTGTATTCTGTCTTTATAATTATTACACCAACTTGATTGCCATCCAATAATGATTCCAAGACGATTAATGATTGGATTGGTTTTTTGCCCCATACATATAATTTAATTAATTTCCATTCCTTATTCCTAAAACAACTAGAACATTACTTGACCTCTTTCTAATCCTATGTCCTCTACCTTGAGGAACAGGACGTAATCTTTTTAAAGTTTTTCCTTGATTAACCATAATCTCCTTTATGTATAAGTATTTTTTAGAATCTTCCATATATTTTTGTCTGTAATTAGACAACAAAGAAAGAAGTAATTTTCTTAAATGAATAGTAATTTTATGCTTACTACTGTACTTCAATATATCCAATGATTTTAGAATACTTTTATTTCGAATAATATTAACGACTAATCTCATTTTTCTGGGAGAACTACGTATTCCATTTAAAGAAGCTGAAACAATAGTATCTTTAACAGCATCTTTTTTTATCATAATTTTAATTCTTTGTTTTTAATTTATTTTTTGATCCAGCATGTCCTCTAAAAGTACGAGTAGGCGCAAATTCTCCTAATTTATGTCCAATCATATTTTCTGTGATATAAACATTAATAAATTTTCTTCCATTATGAACTGCAAAAGTTTGTCCTACAAAATCTGGTAAAATAGTGGAAGGCCTTGACCAGGTCTTAATGATAGACTTTTTTTCCAATTTTATATTATTTAAAACCTTATTATATAACTTATGAGAAACAAATGGACCTTTCTTTAAAGATCTTGCCATAAATTAAAAATTTTATTTTTTCCTTCGTTGCAAAATATATCTATCTGAATATTTTTTTCTAGAACGTGTTCTAAATCCTTTAGAAGGGAAACCTTTTCTACTTCTAGGAATTCCACCAGAAGCTTTTCCTTCTCCTCCTCCCATTGGATGATCTACAGGATTCATAGCTACCCCTCTAGTTCTAGGTCTTCTTCCAAAATGACGATTTTTTCCAGCTTTTCCATATGTTTCTGACTGATGATCTGGATTGGAAACTATTCCTATGGTAGCCATACAATTAATCATTACCATTCTCATTTCTCCAGAAGGAAATTTTAAAGTGGCATATTTTCCATTTTTTGCAAATAATTGAGCATAAGCTCCTGCACTTCTTGCTATTTTAGCTCCTTGTCCAGGGATCAACTCTATACAAGAAATATTCGTTCCTAATGGAATTTCACTCAAAAAAGTAGAATCTCCTATATTAAAAGAAATTTTTTTTCCAGAAATAATTTCTTGTCCTATTTTAAATCCATTCATAGCTATGATATATCGTTTTTCTCCATCCTTATAATGTAAAAGAGCTATGAAAGAAGATCGGTTAGGATCATACTCTATAGATTTTATAATTGCAGGAATTCCAAATTTCCTTCTTTTAAAATCAATTATTCTATATTTCCTCTTATGACCACCTCCAAAATAACGCATAGTCATTCTCCCATAATTATTTCTCCCTCCAGATTTACATAATCCCTTTGTCAAAGATTTTTCCGGATAATTATTTGTAATTTGATCATAATTATTGACAATTCTAAAACGTTGACTAGATGTTATTGGTTTTAATTTTTTTATAGACATATAGACATTATCTTTTAAAATAATCAATTTTTTGATTATCTTTCAATTGAACAATTGCTTTCTTCAATCTATTGGTTTTTCCATATAAAAAGCCCTTCTTTGTATATTTAGATTTATCTTTCCTACAAGAAATCATTGTTCGAATACTCTTTACTGAAACCCCAAATATATCACTTATTTCTTTTTTTATCTGTTGTTTATTACTGTTGATACATACAGAAAAAACATAATAAGAATCCTTTTCTTTTATAGAATATTTTTCTGTAATAAAAGGTTTAATTAAAATCATATATAATCTAAATTAATTCATGAAAAGTTCACGAATTCTATTCACTGAACTTTCAGAAAAAATAATATATAAAAAATTCAACAAAGAGTAACAATCTAATTCTTCAACATTCAACAACTTAAATTTTTTTAAATTCCTAGATGATAAATATAAATTTTTATTTTTTATTCCAACTATCATCAATGATTTTTCATCTTTTAAATGTAAAATTCTAAGAAGATTAAAAATAAATTTTGTATTCGGCTTTTCCAATTGAATATCTTCTATCACTCTGACTTTATTTGTTTTTAATTTATATTCTATAATAGTTTTCCTAACCAAATTTCTTGTAGATTTATTTATCTTTTCAAAATAACGTCTAGGACGTGGTCCGAAAACTCTCCCTCCTCCTTTAAATATAGGATTTTTAATATTTCCTTTTCTAGATTCCCCAGTTCCCTTTTGCTTGTGTATTTTCCTAGTACTCCCAGATACCTCTCCTCTTTCCTTAGACTTATGTGTTCCTTGACGTTGTGCGGATAAATATCTCTTTATTTCTAAATAAATAGAATGATCATAAGATTTTTTAGAAAAAAAAGCATCATTGAACTCAACTTTTCGATTGGTCCAATTACCTTTTATATCTAAAATTTTTATTTCCATCTTTTTTTCTTAATCATTAAATATGAATTCTTATTTCCTGGAACTGATCCTTTCAATACCAAAATATTTTTATATTCATCTATTTTTAATATTTCTAAATTTTGAATAGTAATATTTTTTCCTCCCATCCTTCCAGCCATCTTTTTTCCCTTAAAAATACGTGAAGGATCAGATCCTGCCCCAATGGATCCAGGTGCTCTCAAACGATTGTGTTGACCATGACTAGTTTCTCCTACTCCTGAAAATCCATGTCTTTTTACTACACCTTGAAAACCTTTTCCCTTAGAAATACCTTTTACGTCTACTAATTCTCCTTCCATAAAAAAATTTACATTTATTTTATCTCCCAATTGAATAGAATCTTTTCCAAATAAACCTTTAAATTCTAATAATTTTTTCTTTGGAGAAATTCCTGCCTTGTTAAAATGACCTTGTAAGGATTTCGTAGTATGTTTTTTCTTTTTTTCATCCATTCCCAGTTGAATAGAATAATAACCGTCCTTTTTTACTGTTTTTATCTGCACAACATAACACGGTTCTATTCTTATAATAGAACATGGAATATTCTTTCCATCCTTAGAAAAAAAACTTGTCATTCCAAAATTTATTCCTATTAATCCTCCCATCTTTTTTCTTTAGACTTTAATTTCCGCTTCAACTCCACTTGGCAATTCTAATTTCATTAGAGCATCTACTGTTTTAGATGAGGCATTATGGATTTGCAAAAGTCTTTTATGAGTAGGAAGTAAAAATTGTTCTCTTGACTTCTTATTCACATGAGGAGAACGTAAAACTGTGAATATCTTCTTTTCAGTAGGTAATGGAACTGGTCCATTCAACACCACTCCTGTTGGTAAAACAGATTTTACAATTTTCTCAGCAGATTTATCCAATAAATTATAGTCATAAGACTTCAATTTTATTTTTATATCATGACCCATAGTATTATTGTTTTTTCACTTTTTTATTATCAATTTTATTAGAAGAATTTACTCCAATTATATTATCCATTATATTTTTTGGAACTGCATCATAATGAGAAAACTCCATAATAGAAGTTCCTCTTCCAGAAGAAAGTGTACGCAATATTGTTACATATCCAAACATTTCAGATAAAGGAACTAAAGCTTGAATTACTTTTATAGTATTCCGATTTTTCATATTTTGAATAATTCCTCTTCTACGATTTAAATCTCCTATCACATCTCCCATATTTTCTTCTGGGATCATTACCTCTAATTTCATAATTGGTTCTAATAAAATAGGATTAGCCTTCTTTGCCGCTTCTTTAAAACCAAGTTTTCCCGCTATTTCAAAAGATAGTTGATCAGAATCAACAGGATGATAAGATCCATCCAATATCGTAATTTTTGCACTATCTATTTCATATCCAGATAGAGGTCCGTTTTTCATCATGTCTTTACATCCTTTCTCTATGGATGGAATATATTCTTTAGGAACATTTCCACCTCTTATTTTATTGATAAATTCTAAACCTGGTTTTCCGATATTTCCTGGTTCTAATCTAAATAATACATCAGCATATTTACCTCTACCTCCTGTTTGTTTCTTATAAATTTCCCTATGTTCCACTAAATTTGTTAAAGCTTCTTTGTATTCCACTTGAGGTTTTCCTTGATTAACTTCTACTTGAAATTCCCTTTTCATTCTATCTAAAATAATTTCTAAATGCAATTCCCCCATTCCGGAAATAATAGTCTGTCCGGTATAATTATCCGTACGAACTTGAAAAGTAGGATCTTCCTCCATTAATTTAGATAAAGCTAAACTCATTTTATCTATATCTGATTTCAACTTAGGCTCAATAGCTAGACCAATTACCGGATCAGGAAAAGATATATTTTCTAAAAGAATAGGAAATTTTTCATCACACAAAGTGTCTCCTGTTTTAATATCCTTAAACCCTACTACTGCTGCAATATCTCCAGCCCCTATTCTACAAATAGGATTCTGTTTATTAGCATGCATTTGATATATTCTAGAAATACGTTCCTTATTTCCAGATCTAGTATTTAAACTATATGATCCTGAATCAATTTTTCCAGAATATACTCTAAAAAAAGCTAAACGTCCTACAAAAGGATCACTAGCTATTTTAAATGCTAATGCAGAAAATGGTTCCTTTTCACTAGGCTTTCTTCTTTCTATTTTTTGATTAATAGGATTAATCCCTACAATATCTTTAACCTCAAGAGGAGATGGTAAATAACGACATACTGCATCTAACATAGCTTGAACTCCTTTATTTTTAAAAGAAGAACCACATAATACAGGAATCAATTTCATTTCTATCGTATTCCTATGCAAAGAATTTATAATTTCTTCTTCAGAAATAGAAGAATTATCATACAAAAATTTTTCCATAATCTTGTCATCATATTCCGATAAAGATTCTATAATCTTTTCCTGATATTCTTTCACTATCTTTTTCATTTCATATGGAATAGGAATTTCCTGATAAGTCACTCCATAATTCCTATCATCCCACACAATAGCTTTATTGGATATTAAATCCACAACTCCTATAAAATTATCTCCATTTCCTATAGGAATTTGTAATGGAATAGAATTAGCTCCTAACATTTTTTTCATTTGCAAACAAACATCAAAAAAGTCAGCTCCTTGACGATCCATTTTATTGACAAAAGCTATTCTAGGTACATTATATTTATCTGCTTGTCTCCATACTGTTTCTGATTGAGGCTCTACTCCATCTACAGCACTAAATAAAACTACCATCCCATCTAATACTCTTAACGATCGTTCTACTTCTACAGTAAAATCCACATGACCAGGAGTATCTATAATATTTATTTGATATTTTATATTGTTATAATTCCATTCACAACATGTAGCTGCAGAAGTTATAGTTATTCCACGTTCTTGTTCTTGCAACATCCAGTCCATTGTAGCTGCTCCATCATGTACCTCTCCCATTTTATGATTAATTCCTGTATAAAATAAAATTCTTTCTGTAGTTGTAGTTTTCCCTGCATCAATATGTGCTGCTATCCCTATGTTTCTCATAAACCTTAAATCTCTTTCCATATTTTTTTTTCTAAAATCTAAAATGGGAAAATGCTTTATTCGCTTCAGCCATTTTATGAATATTTTCTTTTCTTTTAACTGCTTCTCCTTGTTCTTTAAAAGCATCAAATATTTCAAAAGCTAATTTATTCGACATACTCTTCTCATTTCTAATAGCCGCACAAGATATCAGTAATTTCATTCCTTTTGTTATTTTACTATCGGGAGAAATAATAATAGGAACTTGAATATTAGAACCTCCCATACGACGACTTATCACTTCTACATGAGGCATTACATTTTTTAATCCTACTTTCCATATTTCTAATGCGGATTTTTCCTCTTTTTCCTTGATCTGTTCTATTTTTTTCATAGCATCATAAAATATTTTATATGCTAAATTTTTTTTTCCATTTTTCATTAAATGATTGACAAAACGAGTAACTAAAGAATCATTAAATTTTGGATCAGGAAAATATATCTTTTTTTTCTTCCTTTTTTTTCTCATAACTCTTTTTTTGTTTGTTTTGTTTGAGAATTCTTAGAAATCTTAGATCCATATTTACTTCTACTCTTTTTTCTTCCATTTACTCCAGCCGTATCACGAGCTCCACGTACTATCTTATATTTTACACCTGGTAAATCCTTCACTCTTCCTCCTTTTACTAATACAATAGAATGTTCTTGAAGATTATGCCCTTCTCCAGTTATATAACTGATTACTTCTTTTCCATTAGTGAAACGTACACGGGCTACTTTTCGCATAGCAGAATTTGGTTTCTTCGGAGTAGTAGTATATACTCTCGTACAAACTCCTCTTCGTTGTGGACAAAATCCTAATGCAATAGACTTTCTTTTTTTAGAAACAGAGCTCCTCCCCTTTCTAATTAGTTGTTGTATAGTAGGCATATTTCATTTTTAACGAAAATTTTTCACAACAAATTACAACTAAAATAAGATTAAAAAAAATCAATATTAATTTTTTCATTTTGAAAAGGTTTTTCTTCCAAAGAATGAATATTAAGTTTATCGTAAATATAACGGAAAGTGGAAAGTAAACAAGGAAATCCATTCACAATAGCTACATTGTGCTCAAAATGAGCGGAAAGATCTCTATCTGAAGTTGTAATAGTCCAACCATCTTTGTGAAAATCTACCTCAGATTTTCCTTTATTTACCATAGGTTCTATAGAAAGAACAAAACCTTCTTCTAATTTTATTCCTTTTCCTTTCTCTCCAAAATTAGGAATTTGAGGATCTTCATGCATTTTTTTTCCCAATCCATGACCAACAAGATCTTTTACCACACTATATCCATAATTTTCAATACAGGATTGAATAGAGTAACCTATATCCCCAATAAAATTTCCCTTTTTACATTTGGATAAACCTGCATAAAGAGATTTCTTTGAACAATTAAGAAATCTTTTAACAGTATTCGAAACTATCCCTACTTCGAAAGTATAAGCATGTTCTCCATAAAATCCATTCATATAAACCCCACAATCTATAGACAAAATATCTCCTTCACACAAAGGATTTTGATTAGGGATTCCATGTACCACTTGATAATTTGGAGAAACACATAGAGTATTTGGAAAATCATACAAACCTAAAAAAGCAGGAACACCACCATGATCCCGAATGAAATTCTCAGCAAGATGATCTAAATAAAGAGTATTTATTCCAGGTTTTACTTCTCCAGCTAACATTCCTAATGTTCTTGATGCTAAACAAGCACTTTTCTTTATAAGAATTATTTCCTCAATCGTTTTAACCATTTTTTATTTTTTTTATTATAGAAAAACCACTCATTTCATTAGGTTTAGGTAACTTCATCAATTGAAGAATTGTAGGAGCTACATCCGATAGAGTTGCTTCTTTTCTTAAAAAAATATTTCTCCTATTTTTAAATCTTGGACTCAAAAGAATAAAAGGAACTAAAGAATTGGAATGAGAAGTATTTGGAGTTCCATCTGTATTAATCATACAATCCGCATTTCCATGATCCCCAACTATAACAACTGTATACAAATTTTTCATAGCTTCTATAACACAAATATTGGTGCAATGATCAACAAATTCACAGGCTTTTATAGTTTCTTTCATTTTCCCAGTATGACCAACCATATCTGGATTAGCGAAATTTAAACAAACAAAATCCACTTCTTTTCTTCTTAATTCAGGAACAATTTTATTCACAATCTTTCTTGCACTCATTTCAGGTTGTAAATCATAAGTAGATACCTTAGGAGATTCACATAGAATTCTAGTTTCTCCATTAAAATTAGACTCACGTCCTCCTGAAAAGAAAAAAGTAACATGTGGATACTTTTCTGTTTCTGCTATGCGAATTTGTTTTT comes from Blattabacterium sp. (Mastotermes darwiniensis) str. MADAR and encodes:
- the rplB gene encoding 50S ribosomal protein L2 gives rise to the protein MSIKKLKPITSSQRFRIVNNYDQITNNYPEKSLTKGLCKSGGRNNYGRMTMRYFGGGHKRKYRIIDFKRRKFGIPAIIKSIEYDPNRSSFIALLHYKDGEKRYIIAMNGFKIGQEIISGKKISFNIGDSTFLSEIPLGTNISCIELIPGQGAKIARSAGAYAQLFAKNGKYATLKFPSGEMRMVMINCMATIGIVSNPDHQSETYGKAGKNRHFGRRPRTRGVAMNPVDHPMGGGEGKASGGIPRSRKGFPSKGFRTRSRKKYSDRYILQRRKK
- the rplW gene encoding 50S ribosomal protein L23; the protein is MILIKPFITEKYSIKEKDSYYVFSVCINSNKQQIKKEISDIFGVSVKSIRTMISCRKDKSKYTKKGFLYGKTNRLKKAIVQLKDNQKIDYFKR
- the rplD gene encoding 50S ribosomal protein L4 → MEIKILDIKGNWTNRKVEFNDAFFSKKSYDHSIYLEIKRYLSAQRQGTHKSKERGEVSGSTRKIHKQKGTGESRKGNIKNPIFKGGGRVFGPRPRRYFEKINKSTRNLVRKTIIEYKLKTNKVRVIEDIQLEKPNTKFIFNLLRILHLKDEKSLMIVGIKNKNLYLSSRNLKKFKLLNVEELDCYSLLNFLYIIFSESSVNRIRELFMN
- the rplC gene encoding 50S ribosomal protein L3, with the translated sequence MGGLIGINFGMTSFFSKDGKNIPCSIIRIEPCYVVQIKTVKKDGYYSIQLGMDEKKKKHTTKSLQGHFNKAGISPKKKLLEFKGLFGKDSIQLGDKINVNFFMEGELVDVKGISKGKGFQGVVKRHGFSGVGETSHGQHNRLRAPGSIGAGSDPSRIFKGKKMAGRMGGKNITIQNLEILKIDEYKNILVLKGSVPGNKNSYLMIKKKRWK
- the rpsJ gene encoding 30S ribosomal protein S10; amino-acid sequence: MGHDIKIKLKSYDYNLLDKSAEKIVKSVLPTGVVLNGPVPLPTEKKIFTVLRSPHVNKKSREQFLLPTHKRLLQIHNASSKTVDALMKLELPSGVEAEIKV
- the fusA gene encoding elongation factor G; the encoded protein is MERDLRFMRNIGIAAHIDAGKTTTTERILFYTGINHKMGEVHDGAATMDWMLQEQERGITITSAATCCEWNYNNIKYQINIIDTPGHVDFTVEVERSLRVLDGMVVLFSAVDGVEPQSETVWRQADKYNVPRIAFVNKMDRQGADFFDVCLQMKKMLGANSIPLQIPIGNGDNFIGVVDLISNKAIVWDDRNYGVTYQEIPIPYEMKKIVKEYQEKIIESLSEYDDKIMEKFLYDNSSISEEEIINSLHRNTIEMKLIPVLCGSSFKNKGVQAMLDAVCRYLPSPLEVKDIVGINPINQKIERRKPSEKEPFSALAFKIASDPFVGRLAFFRVYSGKIDSGSYSLNTRSGNKERISRIYQMHANKQNPICRIGAGDIAAVVGFKDIKTGDTLCDEKFPILLENISFPDPVIGLAIEPKLKSDIDKMSLALSKLMEEDPTFQVRTDNYTGQTIISGMGELHLEIILDRMKREFQVEVNQGKPQVEYKEALTNLVEHREIYKKQTGGRGKYADVLFRLEPGNIGKPGLEFINKIRGGNVPKEYIPSIEKGCKDMMKNGPLSGYEIDSAKITILDGSYHPVDSDQLSFEIAGKLGFKEAAKKANPILLEPIMKLEVMIPEENMGDVIGDLNRRRGIIQNMKNRNTIKVIQALVPLSEMFGYVTILRTLSSGRGTSIMEFSHYDAVPKNIMDNIIGVNSSNKIDNKKVKKQ
- the rpsG gene encoding 30S ribosomal protein S7; translated protein: MRKKRKKKKIYFPDPKFNDSLVTRFVNHLMKNGKKNLAYKIFYDAMKKIEQIKEKEEKSALEIWKVGLKNVMPHVEVISRRMGGSNIQVPIIISPDSKITKGMKLLISCAAIRNEKSMSNKLAFEIFDAFKEQGEAVKRKENIHKMAEANKAFSHFRF
- the rpsL gene encoding 30S ribosomal protein S12 — encoded protein: MPTIQQLIRKGRSSVSKKRKSIALGFCPQRRGVCTRVYTTTPKKPNSAMRKVARVRFTNGKEVISYITGEGHNLQEHSIVLVKGGRVKDLPGVKYKIVRGARDTAGVNGRKKSRSKYGSKISKNSQTKQTKKEL
- the map gene encoding type I methionyl aminopeptidase codes for the protein MVKTIEEIILIKKSACLASRTLGMLAGEVKPGINTLYLDHLAENFIRDHGGVPAFLGLYDFPNTLCVSPNYQVVHGIPNQNPLCEGDILSIDCGVYMNGFYGEHAYTFEVGIVSNTVKRFLNCSKKSLYAGLSKCKKGNFIGDIGYSIQSCIENYGYSVVKDLVGHGLGKKMHEDPQIPNFGEKGKGIKLEEGFVLSIEPMVNKGKSEVDFHKDGWTITTSDRDLSAHFEHNVAIVNGFPCLLSTFRYIYDKLNIHSLEEKPFQNEKINIDFF